One genomic region from Bacillus rossius redtenbacheri isolate Brsri chromosome 6, Brsri_v3, whole genome shotgun sequence encodes:
- the LOC134533296 gene encoding uncharacterized protein LOC134533296, translating to MYAEGLNVTVDTILKEIRERQIDYYGGRSSLHKLLKKMGFSWTTVDGRKALIENENIVLKRIDFLRKYTEEKERGANFIFVDETWIFQRGKALIYLKICSVVQYKVFHFHFIYFSGTVSKSWQDKSLQSAKRRTVGDGKRFIVVNAGGRTGFVPGAGLLFVSGQKTADYHGEMNGETFLMWFEDMLVHLEEPSVIIMDNASYHSTQVEKTPTTNWTKDALIAWLEKNEIKHENNLLKVELLRIAKQNKPRIRYEVDELACNYGHEILRLPPYHCHYNAIELVWAQCKHHYNSNVGRAKRFDNDAVAAIWKEALDASTPERYFHVA from the exons atgtacgctgaag gtttgaatgttacagtcgacaccattttgaaagaaatcagggaaagacaaatagattattatggtggaagatcaagtcttcataaattgttaaagaagatgggattttcatggacaactgttgatggacgaaaagctttgatagagaatgaaaacatagtattgaagcgaatagatttcttgagaaagtatacagaagaaaaagaaagaggtgccaatttcatatttgttgatgaaacatggattttccagagaggcaaggcattaatttatttgaaaatttgttctgtggtccaatacaaagtatttcatttccatttcatatatttttcaggaactgtatcaaagtcatggcaggacaagagtctacaatctgcgaagagacgtactgttggagatggtaaaaggtttattgttgttaatgctggagggcgcactggctttgtgccaggagcaggattactttttgtttcaggtcagaagactgcagactaccatggcgagatgaatggggaaactttcttgatgtggtttgaagacatgttggtgcatctggaggaacccagtgtcattataatggacaatgcttcatatcacagcacccag gttgagaaaacacctacaacgaactggaccaaggatgcactgatcgcgtggctggagaagaatgagataaaacatgaaaataatttgttgaaagtggagctgctgaggatagctaaacaaaacaagccccgaatacg atatgaggtagacgagttggcttgtaactatggccacgaaattctacgactcccaccctatcactgccactataatgcaatcgaactagtttgggctcaatgtaaacaccattacaatagtaacgtggggcgggccaagagatttgacaatgatgcagttgcagccatctggaaagaggctcttgatgcttccacaccagagaggtattttcatgttgcatga